In Candidatus Methylomirabilota bacterium, a single genomic region encodes these proteins:
- a CDS encoding Gfo/Idh/MocA family oxidoreductase produces the protein MRAKKLRVGVIGTGFGSTVQIPAFQAHPRAEVVAVASGQPDRARAVAQSFGVPHAFATYHELAAADLDLVSITAPPSLHHPMTLAAVAAKRHVLCEKPMALSTAEAAEMLDVAERARVVHVIDHELRFNPNRRKVRALIADGFVGQPRHALLTLVGPGRADPSRPWTWWADAAQGGGLLGAVGSHQIDLLRYCLGEIEAVCGTTETYVKERPLPDGSGRRAATADDFTVFSLRFAAGAVGTILASVVTAHARGPRVEVWGDEGTLVLDESERLWGARKGQELAELTAPETLAPPPGMNYVTLWGVSFVRLVDHLVTAILDGGPVAPAATFRDGLVVQRVMDAVRATAQTGWARVSLSEGR, from the coding sequence ATGAGGGCCAAGAAGCTCCGGGTCGGCGTCATCGGGACCGGGTTCGGCAGCACGGTGCAGATTCCGGCCTTCCAGGCTCACCCTCGCGCCGAGGTGGTGGCGGTGGCGAGCGGCCAGCCGGACAGGGCGCGAGCCGTCGCCCAGAGCTTCGGGGTCCCGCACGCCTTCGCCACCTATCACGAGCTCGCGGCCGCCGATCTCGATCTGGTGAGCATCACGGCGCCCCCATCCCTGCACCACCCGATGACGCTGGCGGCCGTGGCCGCCAAGCGCCACGTCCTCTGTGAGAAGCCGATGGCGCTCTCGACGGCCGAGGCGGCGGAGATGCTGGACGTCGCCGAGCGCGCGCGAGTCGTGCACGTCATCGACCACGAGCTCCGCTTCAACCCGAACCGGCGCAAGGTCCGAGCCCTCATCGCCGACGGCTTCGTCGGGCAGCCCCGGCATGCGCTGCTGACGCTGGTCGGCCCCGGCCGCGCCGACCCGAGCCGGCCCTGGACCTGGTGGGCGGATGCCGCGCAGGGAGGCGGGCTCCTGGGAGCCGTGGGCTCGCACCAGATCGACCTGCTCCGCTACTGTCTCGGCGAGATCGAGGCGGTCTGCGGCACCACCGAGACGTATGTCAAGGAGCGGCCGCTCCCCGACGGGTCGGGGCGCCGGGCGGCGACAGCCGACGACTTCACCGTCTTCTCCCTCCGGTTCGCGGCCGGCGCCGTCGGAACGATCCTCGCCAGCGTCGTGACCGCCCACGCGCGCGGTCCCAGGGTCGAAGTGTGGGGCGACGAAGGCACGCTCGTCCTCGACGAGTCCGAACGCCTCTGGGGCGCGCGAAAGGGCCAGGAGCTGGCGGAGCTGACCGCGCCGGAGACGCTGGCCCCGCCCCCCGGCATGAACTACGTCACGCTGTGGGGCGTCTCGTTCGTCCGGCTCGTCGACCACCTGGTCACGGCCATCCTCGATGGCGGTCCGGTCG